The following proteins are co-located in the Penaeus monodon isolate SGIC_2016 chromosome 35, NSTDA_Pmon_1, whole genome shotgun sequence genome:
- the LOC119594988 gene encoding pleckstrin homology domain-containing family M member 1-like has translation MFSQRLQRERREAAISASLITRLKEAVQSVLQPGAGGGISDVRGPMKGNLGAIVGHSDNTNNLCNVIEAILIHGLRDSLGERMSALLGADPDRMPVPNFWPVIMIISHRDLMEQVGDLSFITSEVGRSRAWVRLALNQGQICSYLSVLLQDNRTLKDYYRTTAVFRDPERADIILRVLQPISALTFNLATNAAVLNTWTQTPLILAGLWAPSVQSVVSDPVLAATDVASTVMDERTEGMNIPIVETPVSDQMFDMIFGGTPETSFISNMESRETKDPKVQESNALQAGKEEKLNSLGSQQGGSDATEDKRDSALEPAEGAGDLLGLQDRGKSPRVEVQSPLEESQKQHSRDHSFTNSSECRDYHRTYSTDSSMSRSVIEGAPEYDQLFLDITAVSPFASVPGLSLSDVDPASSNSTPSREASHESSHSDEAEKLNYEVLSQQIPSDAETERLIPLLTRLTTEEGLDAQQYQCQQCKSYIGMIYGKPRVCSYDSKYYCYECHEDEVCLIPARVVHNWDLGGHPVCKRNASWLSAVQHQPLINLRTVNPKLYCHIDDLAEMQMLRTQLLYVRAYLFTCKTGVGEELRKLLWPREHLYEHVHLYSVSDLQLVATGQLVQKVRQAVTFGRDHVAQCHVCSARGFICELCDDNDVIYPFQLGSTHTCGECYGVYHGLCARGRKDCPRCIRRRARKSQEGS, from the exons ATGTTTAGCCAGAGACTGCAGCGTGAGAGGAGGGAGGCCGCCATCAGCGCCTCCCTTATTACACGACTCAAGGAGGCTGTGCAGAGCGTGTTACAACCTGGCGCTGGAGGCGGTATTTCGGATGTAAGGGGGCCCATGAAGGGAAACCTGGGAGCGATTGTGGGACACTCGGACAACACCAATAACCTCTGTAATGTGATAGAAGCCATCCTCATTCATGGTCTCCGAGACTCCCTAGGAGAGCGGATGTCAGCTCTTCTCGGGGCCGACCCTGACAGGATGCCTGTTCCTAACTTCTGGCCcgtcatcatgatcattagtcACCGGGACCTCATGGAGCAG GTGGGGGATCTTTCCTTTATCACGAGCGAAGTGGGAAGGAGTCGAGCGTGGGTTCGTTTGGCTCTCAACCAGGGCCAGATCTGTAGCTATCTCAGCGTTCTGCTCCAGGACAATCGTACTCTCAAGGATTATTATAG AACGACTGCAGTCTTCCGTGATCCAGAAAGAGCAGACATTATCCTGCGTGTCCTTCAGCCCATCTCTGCCCTGACCTTCAACTTGGCCACCAATGCAGCCGTTCTCAACACCTGGACTCAGACCCCGTTGATTCTAGCCGGACTGTGGGCACCGAGCGTTCAG AGTGTTGTTTCTGACCCAGTGCTTGCAGCCACTGATGTGGCAAGCACTGTAATGGATGAACGCACTGAGGGCATGAACATTCCAATTGTGGAAACCCCTGTCAGCGACCAGATGTTCGACATGATCTTTGGTGGTACTCCAGAGACCAGTTTCATCAGCAACATGGAAAGTCGAGAAACCAAGGATCCCAAGGTCCAGGAGAGCAACGCACTCCAagcgggaaaggaggaaaagcttAACTCTCTCGGCTCACAACAGGGAGGAAGTGATGCCACCGAGGACAAGAGGGACTCGGCCCTTGAGCCTGCGGAGGGTGCAGGTGACCTACTGGGATTGCAGGATCGTGGCAAGAGCCCCAGAGTGGAGGTCCAGAGTCCCCTGGAGGAGAGCCAGAAGCAGCACAGCCGCGACCATTCCTTTACCAACTCGTCCGAGTGCCGGGACTATCACAGGACCTACAGCACTGACAGCTCCATGTCTCGGAGTGTGATCGAGGGGGCCCCCGAATACGACCAGCTCTTTCTGGACATCACTGCGGTGTCGCCGTTCGCCTCCGTGCCTGGCCTGAGCCTCTCTGATGTCGACCCGGCCTCATCCAACTCCACTCCCAGCAGAGAAGCATCACATGAG tCGTCTCATTCTGACGAAGCGGAGAAGCTGAATTACGAGGTTCTGTCGCAGCAGATTCCCAGTGATGCG GAGACGGAGCGCCTGATCCCACTGTTAACGCGACTGACAACTGAGGAAGGACTGGACGCTCAGCAGTATCAGTGTCAGCAGTGCAAGTCGTACATAGGAATGATCTATGGGAAGCCGAG GGTATGCTCCTACGACAGCAAATACTATTGCTATGAATGCCACGAGGACGAAGTGTGCCTTATCCCCGCACGAGTCGTTCACAACTGGGACCTGGGTGGTCATCCTGTGTGCAAGAGGAATGCCAGCTGGCTCTCTGCAGTCCAGCACCAGCCACTCATCAACCTGCGTACAGTCAATCCAAAGCTATACTGTCATATTGATGATTTGGCTGAAATGCAG ATGCTGCGTACCCAGCTGCTGTATGTGAGGGCATATCTGTTTACATGTAAAACAGGTGTTGGAGAAGAATTGAGAAAGTTATTATGGCCCAGAGAACACCTATACGAACATGTCCACCTCTACTCTGTTTCT GATCTGCAATTAGTTGCCACTGGTCAGCTAGTTCAGAAGGTCCGCCAAGCCGTCACTTTCGGTCGAGATCATGTGGCCCAGTGTCACGTGTGTTCAGCCAGAGGTTTCATCTGTGAGCTctgcgatgataatgatgtcatatACCCTTTCCAGCTTGGCAGCACCCACACT TGTGGAGAGTGCTATGGAGTGTATCACGGCCTTTGTGCGAGAGGAAGAAAGGACTGTCCTCGCTGCAttagaagaagagcaagaaagagtCAAGAGGGGAGTTAA
- the LOC119595183 gene encoding yrdC domain-containing protein, mitochondrial-like gives MSNVAAAAATNILPMSNVVPLWGGSALVSHVEKAASALQSGHVIAMPTDTIYGVAALAQNNEAIERIYEIKKRSSSKPLAICVAEVDDVYVWGEVTVPHSLLTSLLPGPVTLVFKRTPLLNPALNPGTDLVGIRIPDHAFIRNVVKLCGSPLALTSANISSKESPLSVEEFQELWGKLHTVFDHGHLGKDQFRREGSTIIDLSQPGAYRLIRRGSAYEQTTQLLHQYDITLID, from the coding sequence ATGAGTAATGTGGCAGCAGCAGCTGCAACTAATATTCTCCCAATGAGCAATGTGGTTCCTTTATGGGGAGGGTCTGCCCTTGTTAGTCATGTTGAAAAAGCAGCAAGTGCTTTACAAAGTGGGCATGTAATTGCCATGCCAACTGATACTATTTATGGAGTTGCAGCACTTGCTCAGAATAATGAAGCCATTGAGAGAATTTATGAGATAAAGAAGCGTAGCTCCTCTAAGCCATTGGCCATTTGTGTTGCAGAGGTAGATGATGTTTATGTATGGGGAGAGGTGACTGTGCCACACTCTTTGCTTACCTCACTTCTGCCAGGTCCTGTCACTTTAGTCTTCAAGCGCACACCCTTACTGAATCCGGCCCTGAATCCGGGAACAGACTTAGTAGGTATACGCATTCCTGATCACGCGTTCATAAGAAATGTAGTCAAACTTTGTGGTTCTCCTCTAGCCCTGACTAGTGCTAACATCAGTTCAAAAGAAAGTCCTCTCTCTGTTGAAGAGTTTCAGGAATTGTGGGGCAAACTGCATACTGTGTTCGACCACGGTCACCTTGGAAAAGACCAATTCCGCCGGGAAGGATCTACCATCATTGACCTGTCGCAGCCTGGGGCTTATAGACTAATCCGGAGAGGAAGTGCGTATGAGCAAACAACGCAACTCCTGCACCAGTATGATATTACTTTGATAGACTGA
- the LOC119595184 gene encoding DNA-directed RNA polymerase III subunit RPC10-like, producing MSQLKYLSIIYCIARYGRMLYFCPTCGNLLIVEEGSQGMRFSCVTCAYVFPVKRCVSYKIYPKLKALDDVLGGSAAWKNVDSTDEPCPKCTHPRAFFMQVQTRSADEPMTVFYKCCSPACGHRWKE from the exons ATGTCTCAACTAAAATACTTGTCAATTATTTACTGTATTGCCCGAT ATGGAAGAATGCTCTACTTCTGCCCAACATGTGGTAATCTCCTTATTGTGGAGGAGGGATCTCAG GGTATGCGATTTTCATGCGTCACCTGTGCGTACGTGTTCCCTGTCAAGAGATGTGTCTCGTACAAGATTTACCCCAAGCTGAAGGCTCTAGATGACGTGTTAGGTGGGTCAGCTGCCTGGAAGAACGTAGACTCCACCGATGAGCCCTGCCCCAAGTGCACCCATCCCCGTGCATTCTTTATGCAAGTGCAGACCAGATCAGCTGATGAGCCTATGACAGTCTTCTACAAGTGCTGTTCGCCTGCCTGTGGACATCGCTGGAAGGAATAA
- the LOC119594990 gene encoding LOW QUALITY PROTEIN: vacuolar protein-sorting-associated protein 36-like (The sequence of the model RefSeq protein was modified relative to this genomic sequence to represent the inferred CDS: inserted 1 base in 1 codon): MNRWYWCDSSLTSGEAVRSTVNGIRLYDGDKKTSYDDGRLTLTNLRLLWRHENQSSSLGLHLSLVVLVEEESGGFTSSPKLVLHLALPSHTQPAGPVASSGYSHIKLSFRQGGCSSFHQVLQRALGDGEWERINTQSLPPPSRGSQNMPGGRKIHTGILGIERDIQAKQVETSQNISRAFEDLKNLMTLAKDMVSLSKNISNKIKEHSGDISADDTTQFRSYLLSLGIDDPVTRETYGSATEYHKSLAREVTQALEDAVKEAGGMMLLSEVYCRINRARGXQLLSPEDVVHACQVMQLLGLSLNLHTFESGVQVLQTAGLDQEEVVRETAEVLSQHESDGVSAGDLARECGVPLLLAQERLFAAERCAKAVRDESSEGLRFFPNLFSQRA, translated from the exons ATGAATCGTTGGTATTGGTGCGACTCGAGCTTAACGTCCGGAGAGGCAGTTAGGTCGACCGTCAATGGGATCCGGTTGTACGACGGGGATAAGAAAACGAGCTACGATGACGGAAGGCTGACCCTGACCAACCTGCGCCTGTTGTGGAGGCACGAGAACCAGTCCTCCTCTTTGGGGCTCCACCTCAGCCTCGTGGTGCTGGTGGAGGAGGAGTCGGGCGGCTTCACCTCCAGTCCAAAGCTAGTGCTCCATCTCGCTCTCCCGTCCCACACACAGCCCGCTGGACCTGTGGCCTCCAGTGGCTACTCACACATCAAACTCTCCTTTAGACAAGGAGGGTGTTCGAGCTTTCACCAAGTGCTGCAGAGGGCGCTGGGTgatggggagtgggagaggataaATACTCAATCCTTGCCTCCCCCCAGCCGAGGCAGCCAGAACATGCCGGGGGGTAGGAAGATCCACACGGGCATCTTGGGCATAGAGCGCGATATCCAAGCCAAACAGGTGGAGACTAGTCAGAATATCAGCCGCGCCTTCGAGGACTTGAAGAACCTCATGACACTTGCCAAGGACATGGTTTCACTCTCTAAAAATATTTCCAACAAGATCAAAGAGCACTCTGGGGATATATCAGCCGATGACACAACCCAGTTCAGATCTTACCTCCTAAGCCTTGGTATTGATGATCCAGTGACGAGAGAAACTTACGGCTCTGCTACCGAATACCACAAGAGCCTCGCAAGGGAAGTGACACAGGCGCTAGAAGATGCTGTCAAGGAGGCTGGAGGGATGATGCTCCTCTCGGAAGTCTACTGCCGCATAAACCGGGCTCGGG TGCAGCTGTTGTCGCCAGAGGATGTCGTGCATGCGTGCCAGGTGATGCAGCTGCTGGGACTGTCCCTTAACCTACATACCTTTGAGTCAGGCGTGCAAGTACTCCAGACAGCTGGCTTAGACCAAGAAGAAGTTGTCAGGGAGACGGCCGAGGTCTTGAGTCAGCACGAGTCGGATGGGGTTTCAGCCGGCGATCTGGCACGGGAGTGTGGCGTGCCCCTTCTATTGGCTCAAGAGAGGCTCTTCGCAGCCGAGAGGTGTGCCAAGGCAGTGAGAGACGAGTCGAGTGAAGGTCTTCGGTTCTTCCCCAATCTGTTTTCCCAGAGAGCATGA
- the LOC119594991 gene encoding BLOC-1-related complex subunit 7-like produces the protein MASASSTSAKNLFVDSKTRLAERVQVNINNMGSICRQVNRGSQSADMLTHSARNMALQEHALKNAEDNLQKLNLLITHLGYQHDSIQRSAYALENVKEQVRDMQR, from the exons ATGGCGTCAGCATCAAGCACGAGCGCCAAGAATCTGTTTGTCGACTCGAAAACTCGGCTGGCCGAGCGCGTGCAGGTGAACATTAACAACATGGGCTCCATCTGCAGACAAGTGAACCGCGGCTCGCAGTCAGCCGATATGCTGACGCACTCGGCACGGAATATGGCTCTGCAG GAGCATGCACTAAAGAATGCTGAGGATAATCTGCAGAAGCTGAATCTGTTGATAACACACCTTGGCTACCAGCACGATTCCATCCAGCGTTCGGCTTATGCTCTGGAGAATGTGAAGGAACAG GTACGAGACATGCAGCGATAG
- the LOC119594992 gene encoding ubiquitin-related modifier 1 homolog, with protein sequence MKISLEFRGGAELLVSNIAKHSVDLEGPRWTMAQLLKWVKENLIEERPELFLQGDSVRPGILVLVNDADWELLGQLEYDLQENDNVLFISTLHGG encoded by the coding sequence ATGAAAATCAGCCTGGAATTCCGTGGAGGGGCGGAGCTGCTGGTGAGCAACATTGCCAAGCACTCTGTTGATCTTGAGGGACCCCGGTGGACCATGGCGCAGCTGCTGAAGTGGGTGAAGGAGAACCTCATCGAAGAAAGGCCAGAGCTGTTCCTCCAGGGTGATTCCGTGCGGCCAGGGATTCTGGTGCTGGTGAACGACGCAGATTGGGAGCTCCTTGGTCAGCTGGAGTACGATCTCCAGGAGAACGATAATGTGTTGTTTATTTCCACTCTGCACGG